One genomic region from Spirulina subsalsa PCC 9445 encodes:
- a CDS encoding DUF5357 family protein, whose product MIKTLQNLWQNILPIQAYSWQCFLWISFFSLVMSALLSPTLRFILLLFAAIFFTISITWLCIKNHVPLTPWIASALICFHLFLLIKIPLETLLLLWLPLAGTIAAYPCFFDKFCHFHSPTIIERQRLVILLGIQLLGSCLFQVNVLMQNWLEQYPSLLVDDFSRSVFVVKWQLTPRIDPQGLLLLDTMGELLGRTLEERNWTDAGEWLRGAVHPTQSKEERDSLGALRQEAIAELENRLKPLAEYPLWKITIQVSEQPNLYLVTLQAHWTGPRSNRSQEQDPYLGAMNCRVEPSIQGVITRCQRARRAGYTLDN is encoded by the coding sequence ATGATTAAAACTTTACAAAATTTATGGCAAAACATTTTACCAATTCAAGCCTATTCTTGGCAATGTTTTCTTTGGATTAGTTTTTTTTCTCTCGTGATGTCGGCTTTGCTGAGTCCCACTCTTCGCTTTATTTTACTACTATTTGCCGCTATTTTTTTTACAATTAGTATAACATGGCTTTGCATTAAAAACCATGTTCCCTTAACTCCTTGGATTGCCAGTGCATTAATCTGTTTTCACCTATTTTTGTTGATAAAAATTCCCCTAGAGACTCTCCTGTTGTTGTGGTTGCCCTTAGCGGGGACTATTGCCGCTTATCCCTGTTTTTTTGATAAATTCTGTCATTTCCATTCCCCGACTATTATAGAACGGCAAAGATTAGTGATTTTGCTCGGAATTCAACTGCTCGGCAGTTGTCTTTTTCAAGTCAATGTTTTGATGCAAAATTGGTTAGAACAATATCCCAGTCTGTTAGTGGATGATTTTAGCCGCAGTGTCTTTGTGGTGAAATGGCAACTCACCCCAAGGATTGACCCTCAAGGGTTGTTATTGTTGGACACAATGGGGGAGTTGTTAGGGAGAACGTTGGAGGAGAGAAACTGGACGGATGCTGGGGAGTGGTTGCGGGGGGCTGTACATCCCACCCAAAGCAAGGAAGAGCGGGATTCTTTGGGGGCATTACGGCAGGAGGCGATCGCAGAATTAGAAAACCGCCTCAAACCCTTAGCCGAATACCCACTCTGGAAAATTACCATTCAAGTGTCGGAGCAGCCCAATCTTTATCTTGTCACTTTACAAGCCCATTGGACTGGACCGCGCTCTAATCGCAGTCAGGAACAAGATCCCTATTTAGGTGCAATGAATTGTCGGGTAGAACCTTCCATCCAAGGAGTGATTACCCGTTGTCAAAGAGCGCGCCGGGCTGGCTACACTCTCGATAACTAG
- the fraC gene encoding filament integrity protein FraC, with the protein MAYLIPFPLILLQSLTLLISIAIEAMIYQNKLNLNHKRSVEFSVSVNLLSAIFLWISFSIFLSVAPDPVKMQLMSYVLFSNFYQLSSFQANLSFFVMFLFFFVLVCVIEFKGLDILQALLLSSQDSSEEEQLLVNRINKALLKTDVSKASVIVLANICSNSVILLVVLFKILPTYD; encoded by the coding sequence ATGGCCTACTTGATCCCCTTCCCCCTAATTCTGCTTCAAAGTCTCACGTTATTGATTAGCATTGCCATTGAAGCGATGATCTATCAAAATAAATTAAATCTTAATCATAAACGGAGTGTTGAGTTTTCTGTTTCCGTTAATTTGTTATCCGCCATTTTCCTCTGGATTTCTTTTTCCATCTTTCTTTCTGTTGCCCCTGACCCGGTAAAAATGCAGTTAATGAGTTATGTACTCTTTAGTAATTTCTATCAATTAAGCTCTTTTCAAGCTAATTTGAGCTTTTTTGTTATGTTTTTATTCTTCTTTGTTCTGGTCTGCGTTATTGAATTTAAAGGACTCGATATTTTACAAGCATTACTGTTAAGTTCTCAAGACAGTTCGGAGGAAGAACAACTGTTAGTGAATCGAATTAACAAAGCTCTTTTGAAAACGGATGTTAGTAAGGCTTCAGTCATTGTCTTAGCTAATATTTGTAGTAATAGCGTTATTTTATTGGTTGTGTTGTTCAAAATTTTGCCGACCTATGATTAA
- a CDS encoding TetR/AcrR family transcriptional regulator, whose translation MRVFHQRPVLEQPTEESTRTRILQAALHLFAQQGYDGTTTRDLAAAAHVAEGTLFRHFTNKKAILVEVATQGWVDILTDLLTELSEMGSYKAVAQVMRRRMLRMNENSDLMRVCFFEAQFHPDLRDRIQTEVIEKMTDVAEAFFETAMERGIYRRMNPRVVAQVFLGMFTIAGFSKATIGEPQASPKAMKEMAEGIADIFLNGVLQPDKGESP comes from the coding sequence ATGCGAGTATTTCACCAGCGACCTGTTTTAGAGCAGCCTACGGAAGAAAGTACGCGCACTCGTATTTTACAGGCGGCTCTTCATTTGTTTGCCCAACAGGGCTATGATGGCACAACGACGAGGGATTTAGCGGCGGCGGCTCATGTAGCCGAGGGAACCTTATTCCGCCATTTCACCAATAAGAAAGCGATTTTAGTGGAGGTGGCTACTCAGGGGTGGGTGGATATTCTCACGGATTTGCTGACGGAATTGAGCGAAATGGGGAGTTATAAGGCTGTGGCGCAAGTGATGCGACGGCGGATGTTGCGGATGAATGAGAATAGCGATTTGATGCGGGTGTGTTTTTTTGAGGCTCAGTTTCATCCGGATTTGCGCGATCGCATTCAAACGGAAGTAATCGAAAAAATGACGGATGTCGCCGAGGCCTTTTTTGAAACCGCCATGGAGCGGGGAATTTACCGCCGTATGAATCCCCGGGTAGTGGCTCAAGTCTTCTTAGGAATGTTCACCATTGCCGGATTTTCTAAAGCAACGATTGGGGAGCCTCAAGCCTCCCCTAAAGCTATGAAGGAAATGGCGGAAGGCATTGCGGACATCTTTCTTAATGGAGTGTTACAACCCGACAAGGGAGAATCTCCGTGA
- a CDS encoding protein kinase domain-containing protein, with protein MFNPVLRLSMSYCINPSCPHPQDSTLTDQVVCPHCGSSLVLLGRYRVISLLSTNSGFAVIYEVEDGTTRKILKTLQTRHNESKKAVELFKQEAAVLGQLDHPGIPQIDPPGYFQFFPKNSSEPIHCFVMEKIDGPTLYDWMLQQGHLLISEQQAIAWLEQIAQILHLVHQKNYFHRDIKLQNIMLRSTGQLVLIDFGTAREMTYTYLAQIGSSGNITRISSAGYTPPEQEKGHAVPQSDFYALGRTFVYLLTGRKLTDTDIYNPFTDEFCWREKASDISPQFANFIDHLMAHRAIDRPKDTQEILDTLREIKKHLADPATTATTLRLPATKIQFSPDSPTLPEYKPPRKIPKIWWGLGLIGLTLLGGYGIWEGYHYLTLESSPPEVVQEVATAKSFQGHQSLVNAIAISHNNQILVSASEDQTLKVWDLNRGELLKTLTGHTSAVRDVVLSDDGQFVISASSDRTIRIWDLNTGEVRHNLTGHASFVNHVILSQDQQILVSIGTDRTLRIWGVETGENLHTLTGHTSFINDMLISSDGTQLISASADRTLKIWDIATGELLHNLVGHASFVNRLTLSPDGQFVASASADRTVKIWNITTGELQKTLSGHTSFVNDVVISPDGKLVATASADKSIKVWNFATGEEQYTLDGHANYVNRLAITQDGQTLISSSADQTIRLWDLSTGEVKRVLSGHNAPINDFALSRDERYIGTGSESSQIMVWTINRE; from the coding sequence TTGTTTAACCCTGTTTTGCGACTCTCCATGAGTTATTGTATCAACCCGTCCTGTCCTCATCCTCAAGACTCCACCCTGACGGATCAAGTGGTTTGTCCTCATTGTGGCTCATCCCTGGTCTTGTTGGGACGTTATCGTGTGATCAGTCTTCTGAGTACCAATAGCGGGTTTGCGGTTATTTATGAGGTGGAAGATGGTACAACCCGTAAGATATTAAAAACGCTACAAACACGCCACAACGAGAGCAAAAAGGCCGTTGAATTGTTTAAACAAGAAGCGGCGGTTTTAGGTCAACTGGATCATCCGGGGATTCCCCAAATTGATCCACCGGGTTATTTTCAGTTTTTCCCCAAAAATTCGTCAGAACCGATCCACTGTTTTGTTATGGAGAAGATCGACGGACCGACCCTTTATGATTGGATGTTACAGCAGGGTCATTTGCTCATTAGTGAACAACAGGCGATCGCTTGGTTAGAACAAATTGCCCAAATCCTCCACCTCGTCCACCAAAAAAACTACTTTCACCGGGACATCAAACTACAAAATATTATGCTGCGCTCCACCGGACAGTTAGTCTTAATTGACTTCGGCACAGCGCGGGAGATGACCTACACTTACTTAGCCCAGATTGGCAGTTCCGGCAATATTACCCGCATTAGTTCCGCCGGATATACCCCCCCAGAACAGGAAAAAGGCCACGCAGTACCCCAATCAGATTTTTATGCCCTCGGGCGGACATTTGTTTACCTACTCACCGGACGAAAACTGACCGACACTGATATTTACAACCCCTTTACCGATGAGTTTTGTTGGCGAGAAAAAGCCTCGGATATTTCCCCCCAGTTCGCTAATTTTATTGACCATTTAATGGCACATCGCGCCATTGATCGTCCTAAAGATACCCAAGAAATTTTAGATACTTTACGCGAGATTAAAAAACATCTTGCAGATCCCGCGACAACGGCCACAACGCTCCGTTTACCTGCAACTAAGATCCAATTTTCTCCCGACAGTCCCACCCTCCCGGAATACAAACCTCCTCGGAAAATTCCTAAGATTTGGTGGGGGCTAGGATTAATTGGTTTAACACTACTAGGGGGGTATGGAATTTGGGAGGGTTATCATTACCTAACCTTGGAGAGTTCCCCCCCCGAAGTTGTGCAGGAAGTGGCCACAGCTAAAAGCTTCCAAGGTCATCAGAGTTTAGTCAATGCGATCGCCATTAGTCACAACAATCAAATTCTCGTCAGTGCCAGCGAAGATCAAACCCTGAAAGTGTGGGATCTCAACAGAGGAGAACTCTTAAAAACCCTCACCGGACACACCAGCGCCGTCCGCGATGTAGTCCTCAGTGATGATGGTCAATTTGTCATCAGTGCTAGTTCTGACCGCACGATTAGAATTTGGGATTTAAATACCGGAGAAGTTCGTCATAACCTAACAGGTCATGCCAGTTTTGTCAACCATGTAATTCTGTCCCAAGACCAGCAAATTTTAGTCAGTATTGGCACCGACCGAACCTTACGGATTTGGGGCGTAGAAACCGGGGAAAACCTGCACACTCTGACCGGACATACCAGTTTTATTAATGATATGTTGATCAGTTCTGACGGGACTCAATTAATCAGTGCTAGTGCAGACCGAACCTTGAAAATTTGGGACATTGCCACGGGGGAATTATTACATAATCTCGTCGGACACGCCAGTTTTGTTAATCGCTTAACCCTCAGTCCTGATGGGCAATTTGTCGCCAGTGCCAGCGCCGATCGAACCGTGAAAATTTGGAACATTACCACAGGGGAATTGCAAAAAACTTTAAGTGGACATACCAGTTTTGTCAATGATGTAGTGATTAGTCCTGATGGTAAATTAGTGGCTACAGCTAGCGCAGACAAAAGCATTAAAGTGTGGAATTTTGCCACAGGAGAGGAACAATATACCCTAGATGGTCATGCCAATTATGTCAATCGTTTAGCCATCACCCAAGATGGTCAAACTTTAATTAGTAGTAGCGCCGATCAAACAATTCGCTTGTGGGATTTATCAACAGGGGAAGTCAAGCGGGTTTTAAGTGGACATAATGCACCGATTAATGATTTTGCACTCAGTCGAGATGAACGATATATCGGCACGGGAAGCGAATCTTCCCAGATTATGGTCTGGACTATTAATCGGGAATAG
- a CDS encoding formylglycine-generating enzyme family protein — protein sequence MNDSEKSIQEQKLQPQGYRETVGGLDLAMIVIRAGEFMMGSPEDEPERHSSEGPQHRVILPEFFISQTLITQQQWRIVAQLPPVVHSLDVAPSQFKGQNHPVEQVSWEDCLEFCLRLNQATGQFYRLPSEAEWEYACRAGTTTPYSFGLTLSPQVANCRHYDRENLGKTGRKTSPVGHFNAPNAWGLDDMHGNVWEWCLDDWHDHYQGAPKDGRAWLNHHSKAQYHSTGLRQLLEQNRSPKKLLRGGSWLNLPEFCRSACRDSCPPHLKYDYIGFRVVASNRM from the coding sequence ATGAATGACTCAGAAAAGAGCATCCAAGAGCAAAAGTTACAGCCCCAAGGCTACAGAGAAACCGTCGGGGGATTAGACTTAGCCATGATAGTTATTCGGGCTGGAGAATTTATGATGGGATCTCCTGAAGACGAACCCGAGCGACACAGCAGCGAAGGCCCCCAACATCGGGTCATCCTACCCGAATTTTTCATCAGTCAAACCCTCATTACCCAACAACAATGGCGCATTGTCGCCCAACTGCCCCCAGTAGTGCATTCCCTTGATGTGGCCCCCTCTCAATTCAAAGGTCAAAACCACCCCGTAGAACAAGTGAGTTGGGAAGACTGTCTAGAATTCTGTCTGCGCTTAAATCAAGCCACGGGTCAATTCTACCGTCTTCCCAGTGAGGCGGAATGGGAATATGCCTGTCGTGCCGGAACCACCACACCCTACTCCTTTGGGTTGACTCTCTCCCCCCAAGTCGCTAACTGTCGCCACTATGACCGGGAAAATCTGGGGAAAACGGGGCGCAAAACAAGCCCCGTCGGTCACTTCAACGCGCCCAATGCTTGGGGCCTTGATGATATGCACGGCAATGTATGGGAGTGGTGTTTAGATGATTGGCATGACCATTATCAAGGTGCGCCCAAGGATGGAAGAGCATGGCTCAATCATCACTCTAAAGCTCAATATCACAGCACTGGATTAAGACAATTATTAGAACAAAACCGATCCCCTAAAAAGCTTCTACGCGGCGGTTCTTGGCTTAATCTACCGGAGTTCTGTCGTTCAGCTTGTCGTGATAGTTGTCCCCCTCACCTTAAGTACGACTACATCGGTTTCCGTGTCGTCGCCTCCAACAGAATGTGA
- the uvrA gene encoding excinuclease ABC subunit UvrA, whose protein sequence is MNLSDNLPDSKGKSSNLRERNLICIRGARQHNLKNVDLDLPRDRLIVFTGVSGSGKSSLAFDTIFAEGQRRYVESLSAYARQFLGQLDKPDVDAIEGLSPAISIDQKSTSHNPRSTVGTVTEIYDYLRLLFGRAGEPHCPHCDRNIAPQSIDEMCDRIMELPERTKFQILAPVVRGKKGTHKKLLSGLSSEGFVRVRINGEVRELSDAIDLNKNHSHDIEIVIDRLITKPGIEERLVDSLSTCLKRSEGTAIIAIQPDESEEIPPKELIFSENFACPEHGAVMDELSPRLFSFNSPYGACPHCHGIGSLRTFSPDLVIPDPSQPLYSAIAPWSDKDNAYYLSILFSLGETFDFTIQTPWEKLTPEQEQILFYGCEDPILIQADTYQGKGYYRKFPGILAMLERNYEETNSETYKQKLEQYIVFQTCEVCHGKRLKPESLAVRLGKYHIDELTSVSVRDALERVNQMDLTPRQALIGELALKEIKARLQFLLDVGLDYLTLDRAAMTLSGGEAQRIRLATQIGAGLTGVLYVLDEPSIGLHQRDNGRLLLTLQKLRDLGNTLIVVEHDEDTIRAADYLVDIGPQAGVHGGEIVCQGDLETLLNTEASLTGAYLSGRRAIATPPERRKGNGRSLILQDCSRNNLKHITVEIPLGKLVCVTGVSGSGKSTLINELLYPALQHHLTKKTPFPPDLGEIKGLNAIDKVIVIDQSPIGRTPRSNPATYTGVFDVIRAIFAETIEAKARGYKQGRFSFNVKGGRCEACSGQGVNVIEMNFLPDVYVQCEVCKGARYNRETLQVKYKGFSIADVLNMTVEEALGVFESIPKAAPRLQTLVDVGLGYIKLGQPAPTLSGGEAQRVKLASELSRRATGKTLYLIDEPTTGLSFYDVHHLLNVLQRLVDKGNSVLVIEHNLDVIRCADWIIDLGPEGGDRGGEIVAVGTPETVAEHSHSHTGVYLKQILR, encoded by the coding sequence ATGAACCTGTCCGATAACTTACCTGATAGCAAGGGGAAATCCTCTAATCTACGAGAACGCAATTTAATCTGTATCCGGGGGGCCAGACAACATAATCTGAAGAATGTGGATCTGGATTTACCCCGCGATCGCTTGATTGTGTTTACAGGGGTGTCCGGATCGGGGAAATCGTCCTTGGCGTTTGATACCATTTTCGCGGAGGGACAACGGCGTTATGTGGAATCCCTCAGTGCCTATGCGCGGCAGTTTTTGGGACAGTTGGATAAACCGGATGTGGATGCCATTGAGGGGTTAAGTCCGGCCATCTCCATTGACCAAAAATCAACCTCCCATAATCCTCGCTCAACGGTGGGGACGGTGACGGAAATTTATGACTATTTGCGCTTATTATTTGGGCGGGCGGGAGAACCTCACTGTCCCCACTGCGATCGGAATATTGCCCCCCAGAGTATTGATGAAATGTGCGATCGCATTATGGAACTCCCGGAACGCACCAAGTTTCAAATTCTCGCCCCTGTGGTACGAGGGAAAAAAGGCACCCACAAAAAACTACTCTCGGGGTTAAGTTCGGAAGGGTTTGTGCGGGTGCGGATTAACGGGGAAGTGCGAGAATTGAGTGATGCCATTGACCTGAACAAAAACCACAGCCACGATATCGAAATTGTGATTGATCGGTTAATCACAAAACCGGGCATTGAGGAACGTTTAGTAGACTCCCTCAGCACCTGTTTAAAACGCTCCGAAGGCACGGCCATTATTGCCATTCAACCCGACGAAAGCGAGGAAATCCCCCCCAAAGAGTTGATTTTTAGTGAAAACTTTGCCTGTCCTGAACATGGGGCCGTGATGGATGAACTGTCTCCCCGTTTGTTCTCCTTTAACTCCCCCTATGGTGCTTGTCCCCATTGTCACGGTATCGGCAGTTTACGCACCTTCTCGCCGGATTTAGTCATTCCTGACCCCAGTCAGCCCTTATATAGTGCGATCGCCCCTTGGTCCGATAAAGATAATGCCTACTATCTCTCCATACTCTTCAGTTTGGGGGAAACCTTCGACTTTACCATCCAAACCCCTTGGGAAAAACTCACCCCTGAACAAGAGCAGATCCTGTTCTATGGCTGTGAAGACCCCATCTTAATCCAAGCCGACACCTACCAAGGAAAAGGCTATTATCGCAAGTTTCCCGGCATTCTCGCCATGTTGGAGCGCAACTATGAAGAAACCAACTCGGAAACCTACAAACAAAAACTAGAGCAGTACATTGTCTTTCAAACCTGCGAAGTCTGTCACGGCAAGCGCCTAAAACCCGAATCCTTAGCCGTCCGTTTAGGAAAATATCACATCGACGAGTTAACCAGTGTGTCGGTGCGGGATGCCCTAGAACGGGTGAATCAGATGGATTTGACCCCCCGACAGGCCCTAATCGGGGAACTCGCCCTCAAGGAAATTAAAGCCCGTCTCCAATTCCTCTTAGATGTGGGCTTAGATTACCTGACCCTAGACCGGGCGGCCATGACCTTATCCGGGGGAGAAGCCCAACGGATTCGTCTGGCGACCCAAATTGGGGCGGGTTTAACCGGGGTGTTGTATGTATTAGATGAACCCAGTATTGGGCTCCACCAACGGGATAACGGGCGCTTACTCCTGACCCTGCAAAAATTGCGGGATTTGGGCAATACCTTAATTGTGGTAGAACATGACGAGGACACCATCCGGGCGGCCGATTATTTGGTAGATATTGGCCCGCAAGCGGGAGTTCACGGGGGAGAAATTGTCTGTCAGGGGGATTTAGAAACCCTGTTAAATACCGAAGCCTCGCTAACGGGAGCCTATTTGTCCGGTCGAAGGGCGATCGCCACTCCCCCAGAACGACGGAAGGGAAACGGGCGCTCCCTAATCCTCCAAGACTGTTCCCGGAATAACCTCAAACACATTACCGTAGAAATTCCCCTGGGAAAATTAGTCTGTGTCACAGGGGTTTCCGGTTCTGGCAAGTCCACCCTGATTAATGAACTCCTCTATCCTGCTCTACAACACCATCTAACCAAAAAAACCCCCTTTCCCCCAGACTTAGGCGAGATCAAAGGTCTAAACGCCATTGATAAAGTGATTGTGATAGATCAATCCCCCATCGGACGCACCCCCCGTTCCAATCCAGCCACCTATACCGGGGTTTTTGATGTGATTCGGGCGATTTTCGCCGAAACCATCGAGGCCAAAGCGCGGGGGTATAAACAAGGTCGTTTTTCTTTCAACGTCAAAGGAGGACGCTGTGAAGCCTGTTCCGGCCAAGGGGTGAACGTGATTGAAATGAACTTTTTGCCTGATGTCTATGTGCAGTGTGAAGTATGCAAAGGGGCGCGTTATAACCGGGAAACCCTGCAAGTGAAATATAAGGGCTTTTCCATTGCCGATGTGCTGAACATGACCGTAGAAGAGGCGTTAGGGGTGTTTGAGAGCATCCCCAAAGCCGCCCCCCGTCTCCAGACCTTAGTGGATGTGGGGTTAGGTTATATTAAACTGGGTCAACCCGCCCCCACTCTTTCCGGGGGAGAAGCGCAACGGGTCAAACTGGCCTCGGAATTGTCCCGACGGGCGACGGGGAAAACCTTATACCTGATTGATGAACCCACCACTGGGCTATCCTTTTATGATGTCCACCATTTACTCAATGTGTTACAGCGCCTTGTGGATAAGGGGAATTCGGTGTTAGTGATTGAACATAATTTAGACGTGATCCGGTGTGCCGATTGGATTATAGACTTAGGGCCAGAAGGAGGCGATCGCGGCGGTGAAATTGTGGCCGTTGGCACCCCGGAAACCGTTGCGGAACACTCCCATTCTCATACGGGGGTTTATCTCAAGCAGATTTTGCGATAG
- a CDS encoding response regulator produces the protein MGNRKILIIDDEEDIREVAKLSLEIGQGWEVVAASSGSEALALCQKEQPDAILLDVMMPEMDGPTTWHKLQEDPLTAQIPVIFLTAKVQAAEQRYYAQLGVNAVLTKPFDPVTLGDFIAKVLNW, from the coding sequence ATGGGCAACCGGAAAATATTGATTATTGACGACGAAGAAGATATTAGAGAAGTGGCGAAACTTAGTCTAGAAATTGGTCAAGGCTGGGAAGTAGTCGCGGCCTCGTCAGGATCTGAGGCTTTAGCGTTGTGTCAAAAAGAACAACCGGATGCCATTCTTTTGGATGTGATGATGCCAGAAATGGATGGTCCAACAACGTGGCATAAATTACAGGAAGATCCCCTAACGGCTCAAATTCCGGTGATTTTCCTCACGGCTAAGGTACAAGCGGCCGAACAGCGTTATTATGCCCAGTTGGGAGTGAATGCCGTTTTAACGAAACCGTTTGATCCCGTAACGTTGGGGGATTTTATTGCTAAAGTTTTGAATTGGTAA
- a CDS encoding response regulator: protein MTNRPQARPVSCPVLYPTSLTMPVMSIYSAQEVTSSGLSCQINPSGHFSCHPSHITQVLLITTDPDQLLIHQMALEMTTSWTVLTANASSEAVELAQSAKPDVILWDFERIPSSIDLLTSLQQNAETRSIPIIILLERVRLFDQHYFASLGVAGIIGKPLDVANLNQCIENLL, encoded by the coding sequence TTGACCAATCGTCCTCAAGCTCGTCCTGTATCTTGTCCTGTCCTATACCCCACTTCTTTAACTATGCCTGTCATGAGCATTTACTCCGCTCAAGAAGTGACTTCCTCTGGTTTGTCTTGTCAAATCAACCCCTCCGGTCATTTTTCTTGCCATCCCTCCCACATAACACAAGTTCTGCTAATCACAACTGACCCGGATCAACTTCTAATCCACCAAATGGCCTTAGAAATGACCACCTCTTGGACAGTTTTAACGGCAAATGCTTCCTCCGAGGCCGTAGAACTCGCCCAAAGTGCTAAACCGGATGTCATTCTCTGGGATTTTGAACGGATACCCTCCTCCATTGATCTCCTGACATCGTTGCAACAAAATGCGGAGACAAGATCAATCCCTATTATCATCCTACTCGAACGAGTCCGCTTATTCGATCAACATTATTTTGCCTCCCTTGGAGTGGCCGGGATTATTGGCAAACCCTTGGATGTGGCTAACTTAAATCAGTGTATTGAAAATTTGCTTTGA